A window of the Acidovorax sp. YS12 genome harbors these coding sequences:
- a CDS encoding U32 family peptidase — MSLLPHQLELLSPARDADIGIEAVNHGADAVYIGGPAFGARATAGNALRDLERLIAHAHRFNSRIFVTLNTILRDDELEDARRMAWQVYEAGADALIIQDMGLLELDLPPIQLHASTQTDIRTPEKARFLQDAGLSQIVIARELDLQQIQAIRAATDPARTTIEFFVHGALCVAYSGQCFISHAHTGRSANRGDCNQACRLPYEVLDGQGRIVAHEKHVLSMKDNNQSDNLRALIDAGVRSFKIEGRYKDMGYVKNITAHYRHLLDEIIEQGAFTRSSSGRTTFTFTPDPDQNFNREFTDYFVNGRQDDIGAFDTPKTPGRAIGWVTQIGDKWFELETSDKATVLHNGDGLCYYDLQKELVGVHINRAESVHAKKGIWRVFPKDAIDGFKDLRKGLEINRNRDMDWVRTLEKKSSDRRIGLWAEFSETLDGFALTLTDEDGFAGHAAIAQAHQGATDSAKAEATLREQLGRFGATLFAVHDIALRLSQPWFVPASALNQLRRDALAALEQARAKGFVRLPRAVPVEPPAPFPEDTLTYLANVFNHKAHDFYVKHGVKVIDAAYESKEEEGEVSLMITKHCVRFSMSLCPKQAKGVIGVKGTIKAEPLQLVNGKEKLTLRFDCKPCEMHVVGRMKKSVLNQHRKDMREHPMQFYRTRPQAQHD, encoded by the coding sequence ATGTCCCTCCTGCCCCACCAGCTCGAACTGCTCTCCCCCGCGCGCGACGCCGACATCGGCATCGAGGCCGTGAACCACGGCGCCGACGCCGTCTACATCGGCGGCCCTGCCTTCGGCGCCCGGGCCACGGCGGGCAACGCGTTGCGCGACCTGGAGCGGCTCATCGCGCACGCGCACCGCTTCAACAGCCGCATCTTCGTCACGCTCAACACCATCCTGCGCGACGACGAGCTGGAGGACGCGCGCCGCATGGCCTGGCAGGTGTACGAGGCCGGGGCCGACGCGCTCATCATCCAGGACATGGGGCTGCTGGAGCTGGACTTGCCGCCGATCCAGCTGCACGCGAGCACGCAGACCGACATCCGCACGCCAGAGAAAGCGCGCTTCCTGCAGGACGCGGGCCTGTCGCAGATCGTCATCGCGCGCGAGCTGGATCTGCAGCAGATCCAGGCCATCCGCGCCGCCACCGACCCGGCGCGCACCACCATCGAATTCTTCGTGCACGGCGCGCTGTGCGTGGCCTATTCGGGCCAGTGCTTCATCAGCCACGCCCATACGGGCCGCAGCGCCAACCGGGGCGACTGCAACCAGGCCTGCCGCCTGCCCTACGAGGTGCTCGATGGGCAAGGCCGCATCGTCGCGCACGAGAAGCACGTGCTGTCGATGAAGGACAACAACCAGTCGGACAACCTGCGCGCACTGATCGATGCGGGCGTGCGCAGCTTCAAGATCGAGGGCCGCTACAAGGACATGGGCTACGTGAAAAACATCACGGCGCACTATCGGCACCTGCTCGACGAGATCATCGAACAGGGCGCGTTCACACGCTCCTCCAGCGGGCGCACCACCTTCACCTTCACGCCCGACCCGGATCAGAACTTCAACCGCGAGTTCACCGACTACTTCGTCAACGGCCGCCAGGACGACATTGGCGCCTTCGACACGCCCAAGACGCCGGGCCGCGCCATCGGCTGGGTCACACAGATCGGCGACAAGTGGTTCGAGCTGGAGACCAGCGACAAGGCCACCGTGCTGCACAACGGCGACGGCCTGTGCTACTACGACCTGCAAAAGGAACTGGTGGGCGTGCACATCAACCGCGCCGAGTCCGTGCACGCGAAAAAAGGCATCTGGCGCGTGTTCCCCAAGGACGCGATCGACGGCTTCAAGGACCTGCGCAAGGGCCTGGAGATCAACCGCAACCGCGACATGGACTGGGTGCGCACGCTGGAGAAGAAGTCCAGCGACCGGCGCATCGGCCTGTGGGCCGAGTTCAGCGAAACCCTTGACGGCTTCGCGCTCACGCTGACGGACGAGGACGGCTTCGCGGGCCACGCCGCCATAGCGCAGGCGCACCAGGGCGCCACGGACTCGGCGAAGGCCGAGGCCACGCTGCGCGAGCAACTGGGCCGCTTCGGCGCGACCCTCTTCGCCGTGCACGACATTGCGCTGCGGCTCTCGCAGCCCTGGTTCGTTCCGGCCTCCGCGCTCAACCAGTTGCGCCGCGACGCGCTGGCCGCGCTGGAGCAGGCGCGCGCCAAAGGCTTTGTGCGCCTGCCGCGCGCCGTGCCGGTGGAGCCGCCCGCGCCCTTCCCCGAGGACACGCTGACCTACCTGGCCAACGTGTTCAACCACAAGGCGCACGACTTCTATGTGAAGCACGGCGTGAAGGTGATCGACGCCGCCTACGAATCGAAGGAGGAAGAAGGCGAAGTCAGCCTGATGATCACCAAGCACTGCGTGCGCTTTTCCATGAGCCTGTGCCCCAAGCAGGCCAAGGGCGTGATCGGCGTGAAGGGCACCATCAAGGCCGAGCCGCTGCAGCTCGTCAACGGCAAGGAAAAGCTCACGCTG
- a CDS encoding nucleoside deaminase: MHVGGAVAASGPGAAAATEEDRAHMRQAIELMRKAGVVERTGGPFGCVIVRDGEVLAATGNSVLRDNDPSAHAEVNAIRAACRKVGAPHIRGATLFTSCEPCPMCYSTAYWARVGRIYYAAAWTDYADLFDDLNISDDMKRPYDQRTVPVQPLLREEAQKVWSEFRQMPNRAKY, from the coding sequence ATGCATGTCGGCGGTGCCGTCGCCGCATCGGGGCCGGGCGCCGCCGCCGCCACCGAGGAAGACCGCGCCCACATGCGCCAGGCCATCGAGCTCATGCGCAAGGCCGGGGTGGTGGAGCGCACGGGCGGCCCCTTTGGCTGCGTCATCGTGCGCGATGGCGAGGTGCTGGCCGCCACCGGCAACAGCGTGCTGCGCGACAACGACCCCTCGGCCCACGCCGAGGTCAACGCCATCCGCGCGGCCTGCCGCAAGGTCGGGGCGCCGCACATCCGGGGCGCCACCCTGTTCACCAGCTGCGAGCCGTGCCCGATGTGCTATTCCACCGCCTACTGGGCGCGCGTCGGGCGCATCTACTACGCCGCCGCCTGGACCGACTATGCCGACCTGTTCGACGACCTGAACATCAGCGACGACATGAAGCGGCCCTACGACCAGCGCACCGTGCCCGTGCAGCCGCTGCTGCGCGAAGAGGCGCAGAAAGTCTGGAGCGAATTCCGCCAGATGCCCAACCGCGCCAAGTACTGA